Part of the Rhizobium viscosum genome is shown below.
GATATCGCCATCGTCTGCATCAGCCTGCGCGCATGGCGTATCGATCTTGCGGCAACGATGCGATCTCCAGCGGTCGAGAGATAATTTGGCCTGATCTCCGGCGCCGCCCCTACGTCCGGCCCTGAGATATGCACGGTGCCTCTGCTTTCCGGGCGCAGGTTGCAAACCGACACCGTGACGGCCGGGTAGCGGTGCAGCGGTTCACCGAGCCTGTCGGTGCTGAGCGGCTGGACATGGTATTCGAGATCCGCTGTGGCCAGGGTCGGATCGCTCTTTGCAAAAATGCCCAGCTGGCTTGGCGCCATGGAAAGCGGACCAGAGCGGCGAAGTGCATATTCCAGGCCCATGCCGGCGCGTGAAAAGAGGTTGTGATAGAGCTGGTTCAAGGTCTCTGCGCCTTCGATGCGGAAGACCGTGCGAATCTGAAGGTGGTCTTGCAGGTTCTCGCCGACGCCATTCAGCGAATGAGTGACGTCAATGCCGGCCGCCTGCAGCACGTCAGGCCTGCCGATCCCGGAGAGTTCCAGTATCTTCGGTGAATTAATAGCACCGGCGGAAAGAATGACCTCGCGGCGGGCGCGCGCTTCATGCATCTTGCCGTTCGATCGAAACCGGACGCCAGTGGCGCGCCGGCCCTCGAATTGAAGCTTTTCCGTTTCGGCACCCGTCAAGACCCGCAGGTTGGGTCGCTTCATTACGGGGCGGAGAAACGCCTTGGTCGTATTCCAGCGCAACCCACCGCGTTGGTTCACTTCGAAATAGCCCGAACCCTCGTTGTCCCCGCAGTTGAAATCATCCGTCTTCGGGATACCGAGTTCCTCGGCCGCATCTCGAAACGCATCGAGAACGGGCCATGAGAGGCGCTGGCGCTCCACCCGCCATTCGCCGCCCGCACCGTGCATCTCAGACCTCCCGCGGTAGTTATCTTCGGATTTGAGGAAGTACGGAAGCACGTCGTCCCAGCCCCATCCGGCATTGCCCGCCTGACGCCATCCGTCATAGTCGGCCGCTTGGCCGCGCATGTAGATCATGCCGTTGATGGAAGAACAGCCGCCAAGCAGCTTGCCGCGTGGATAGGGAAGCGAGCGGCCGTTGAGGCCGGGCTCGGACGCCGTCCTCATCATCCAGTCCGTCCGCGGATTGCCCATGCAAAAGAGGTATCCGATCGGGATATGAACCCAGTGATACCGGTCGTTGCCGCCTGCTTCGAGCAGCAAGACACGGTTTGCAGGATTTGCGGAGAGGCGGTTCGCAAGAACGCATCCGGCAGATCCCGCTCCAACGATGATGAAGTCATAAACGCCGGCATCCGCGATCACATCAGGCGATGATTTGGTCACGCGTCCGCTCCCGCAGCGGGTTGGAGTGTCGATGACAGGCGCCGCCAGATCGGCGCTAATGCTTCCGCGATGTCGCGGTAGAGATCATAGCGCCGCGCGTAGTGATCCCGCATGAGGAGGTCAGGAAGATAGTTCCGTTCCATGCGCACCATAGACGCAGCACCGTGCGCGAAATCCGTGAATATAGCTGCACCCGTGCCGGCCGCGATTGCGGCACCCAGAGCACCGGTCTCGCGCGAACGCGCGATCGACATCGGTAGCCCCAAGACATCGGCGAATATTTGCGGCCACAGCATGCTTCGTGATCCGCCGCCCGAGAGAACAGCCTCGGTGAAAACGGCTCCCGCTTCCCGCATCTTCTCAACGTGCTGGCGGTGACCGAAAGCGACACCTTCCAGAACAGACCGGACGAGATGACCCTTCGTATGCCAGCCGGCAACACCGTAGAAGCCGGCGCGGGCATTACCGTTTTGCTGCGCGCCATAAAGGAAGGGGTGATAGAGCGGGTCATCGCTGGCAGGTTCGATGGCGGCGGCAAGCTCGCCGCAAAGATCGAACGGCGATCGCCTTCCCGCCGGAATATCCGAAAAGAACTCTCGCACCAGCCATTCGAGGTTCACAGCCGATGTGGCGCTCGACTCGATCGCCATGTAACGGTCACGGTCAAAGGTCGAGGACATGAAGACTGGGCCGGTAAGCTGCGGCGTGTCGATGATGACCTGATTGATGCTCCAGGTGCCGGCGATAATCGAGACGCTGCCGGTTCGCGAGACACCCGATCCGAGCGCCGAGGCAACAACATCAAACAACCCGCCCACCACAGGCGTGCCGGCGGCGAGACCCGTTTCTCTCGCCACCTCTTCCGTCACGGTGCCGGCAATGTCGGCACTTTCGATCAGCGTCGGCAAAAGACCCATACAATCGCCAAGGCCATAAGCCTCCATCAGCCCCTTGTCATAGCGACGCGCGGCAAGATTGAGCAGCCCGGCGCCTGACATGTCGGACACCTCACTAACACGTCTGCCGGTCAGACGGTTGACGACGAAATCCTTGGAGAAAAAGACCGTGCCGATACGGTCGAACAGCTCCTTCCGGTGACGTTTCACCCAAGCAAGCAGCGTCGGCGTCTGGGATGGCCACGGACGTTGCCCGGCGATCGGAAAGGTGCGTTCGCCGACGCCTTCCGACGTCCATTCTTCGACCAGACCCGCCGCCCGTGTATCGAGCGACTGGATGCCCAACAGGGGATTGCCCTCGCGGTCGAGCGCATAGAGGCCGTTACCATGCCCGGCGCAGCCTATCGCTGCAATCTCGCCCGGCTGGATCCGGGCCTGTTCGATACATGCGCGGATAACCTGCCGGGCATTCGTCCACAGTTCGTCCAGCTCGCGTTCAACGTAACAGGGAAATGGCGTGTGGCTATGGGCCTCTTTCGATGCGGCGGCGATTTCGTTGCCGTCGCGATCGAAGATCACCGCCTTGATGACGGTATTACCGGCATCGAGCCCCAGTAGAAAATTTGGCATGCTCCTCCTCCAAAAGTAGCAATCTTCATTCTCCGCTGCTCTGATAGAGCGCAAACGCTTCTTCCCCACCAGCATCGTCGTGCACGACTGCCATCAATCCGCGGACAACCGCGCTTGGATTAGCGTGCTGATAGATGTTGCGCCCGTAAACCATTCCGACGGCGCCCTGACGCATCAGGGCGGCCGACTTGTTGAATACGGCGCGAAGATCTTCCTTGCCGCCGCCGCGAACCAGAACCGGACAGCGCGCCGCTTCCACAACTTTGTGAAAATCATCGGCATTCGTTGTCGGATCCGCCTTGATGATGTCTGCACCCATCTCGCGAGCAAGCCGGGTCAAGGTCACGATCTTGTCGGCATCGCCATCGACCATGTAGCCACCGGCCTTGTCGATCGGCTGCATCACCAGCGGTTCAATCATCAGCGGCATGCCGTACCGATCGCAGTCGGCACGAATGCGGGCGATGTTCTGGACGCATTGACGGAAGAGGTCGGGCTCGTCCGGCAGCATGAACAGATTGACGACGACACAGGCCGCATCCATCTCGATGGCACCGATCAACGGCTCCGCCTCGTTCTGCAGCACGGCCCACATCTGCCGGTGGCGTGTGCTGTTATAGGGGTTGCCCATGTCGACGCGCATCACCAGTGCCGGCTTGTCCTTTCCCGCAACGTTCTGCAGCAAATCGGCCTGGCCAAAATTCATCTGGATCGCGTCGGGCGCTGCATCGACGAGAACCTTGACCACCGATTGCATATCTTCGAGACCGGTGAGAAACGACGGCTCGTTGCAGACACCGTGATCGATCGCCACGTCGAGGCAGCGCCCACTGCCGAACAGCCGGTTCATCCGGACTTTGTTGTTGGTTCGCATTCCATGCTCCTTTGGTCGTTCCGTTCGAAAAGAGTGGTTTCATCAACGCCGTGGCGTTCGCGTAAAAGCGTGAGAAAACGGCTGCGCTCCGCGGCGCGTTGAGCCGGTATCCAGGCCTTCTCGGCCGCGAGAAGATCAAGCACCGCATCCATCATCTGCAGGGAAAGATTGCCTGTTATGGCAAGCGTCGTGCGCCTGAGGAGCACGTCGTCCAGTCGTTCGGCCGCTTCGTTGCGGATGAGGAAAAGCAATTCACGCGTTGAATAGTCGGGATGAGGCATGACTTCATCAGGCCCAGTGGCTATGAAGCTGGCAATCGCCTCCGCCTCGGTGCCGTAGCGGGAAAAGAGCGCTGCCATACGCGTCGCCGTTATTCCTATTTCTGCCGAAGTTTGTGCAATCCAGGCTGCGCGATCGAGGGGAAATCGCCGCCCGCCTCCGATTGCCCTATCGGCCGTCGAAATCCGGCGCTCCCTGCCCAGTCGCTGAAGGGCGAGATCGGCGGCGAGTTCGCCAAACGAGCGAAAAGTTGTCCATTTGCCGCCGATCATGCAGAGAACCGAAGGCCCGCCATCGGCAGCTTCAACGACTGTGCAGAAGTGGTCGCGAGGGATCCGGCCGGTAAAACTGTCGGTGCTCGACGGCAATGGCCGCACGCCGGAAAACTGATAGGAGATTTCTTCCGGCCGGATTACGACGTCAGGCAGGACGAAGGAAAGGGATTGCAGGATATAGTCGCGCTCGTCGGCCTCGCAACGCACCGCTTCCGGGTTCTCAACGCGGATATCGGTGGAGCCGACAAGCACTTTTCCAAGATAGGGGAACAGGATGCAGATCCGGCCGTCCTCGTTCTCATAATAGATCATGTGACCGGCCAGCGCGTCGTAGAGCGCAGCATTGTCGATGATAAGATGCGAGCCCTTGGTTCCCCCCATCAGGTTCCCAGGACGGTCATCGGGCTTTAGAAGCGTGCTGTTGGTAATGTCGATCCATCCGCCGGTTGCGTTGATGATAAGTTTTGGTTCGATTGCGACCAGAGAGCCGCCGATGTCGTCACGGATGACATGCTGGCCGGTGTCACTCCTGCTGATCTCGGCATGGTTTAGTGCGCGTGCCTCTCGTCCGGCGGCAAGGCCGTCGGCCAGCAGTTCGATCCCGAGCCGCTCCGGGTGGCTTACCCAAGCATCATAGTAGGTTGCGGAACTCCTGATCTGAGGATGGAGCGCCGGCCATTTCGCAAGCGTTGTGTACCGGCCGCGAAACTGGTGAGGCGGCATCATGGCCCGCTTGCGCGTGAGAAAGTCGTAGATACTGAGCCCCGCCTTGATCGCCAGAGCACCGCGGCGGCTTGGTCGCCGGGTCAAACCGAGGAAGCGGACGAGACCGTTGCCGAGACCGGAAAAGATGTCGAAGATCGGAACTGTCGTGGGCAGAGGTGCGACGTAGTGCGGAGCGTTGCGCAACAGACGGTCGCGTTCGGCCAGGGATTCCTGAACCAGCTTGAACTCGCCGTTCTCGAGATAGCGAAGGCCTCCGTGCACCATGCGTGAGAGAGCAGCGCTTGCACCGGAGCAGTAGTCGTGCTTCTCGACAAGGAGCACATTGATCCCCTGCAGCGCCAGTTCCCGGAAGACGCTGATGCCGTTGATGCCGCCGCCGATGACACACACGTCCACCTTCGGGCTCCGGCGAAGCCCGTCCAACGTTTCTTCACGATTCATGATGACGATCCGTTACCTGTCCATGGCAGTCAGTTTCGCTGAAATGGCTGCATTGATGGCTGATTGATCATCCACATCCAGCCGTATGGTCCCGGCCCGGGCATTGTCGAGTGCCTGCGCTTTATTGCGGGCGCCGCAAAGCGCGAAGGTGATACCTGGCTGGGCAAGCGTCCAGGCGATTACTGTCTGTGCGATGCTGGCCTGGTGCTTGTCGGCAACCGGCCGGATCGCGGAAGCAAAATCCACGGCCTTTTTACGGTTCGAGACGGAGAAGCGCGGATTGTCCCGCCGCTGATCGTCACCGGAAAATATCCGCTCCGGTCCGATAGCACCGGACAGAAGGCCGAGCGCCAGCGAAGAATAGCTCAGCGTCGACACGCCATTCACCCGGGTCAACGGCAGGAGATCGCTCTCAATCTCCCTATCGATCATGCTGAAGCGCTCCTGGATAGCATCGAGACCGCCGGTGGCAATATAGGTCTCCAGCTCAGGGGCGCTGACATTGCTGGCGCCGATCGCCCGGATCTTACCCGATATCTTCAGGTCTTCCAGCGCCCGCATCGTTTCCTCGATCGGCGTCGTCGGATCCTGCCAATGGGTGATATAGAGATCGAGATAGTCAGTGCCGAGGCGCCTTAAGCTCTCCTCGACCTCGTGGAAGATCGCATCGCGACCAAGGTAACGGTGAACCGGCCTGCCATCCTGATCGAAGAAATGTCTGCCCTTGTCGGCATGCCACACGAGGCCGCATTTGGTGGCGATAACAGCCTTATCGCGGCGACCTGCAAGCGCTTTGCCGACGATCTCTTCTGACCGGCCGAGGCCGTATGCCGGCGCCGTATCGATCAGCGTGACGCCGGCATCCAGTGAAGCCTGGACTGCGGCGATCGATTCCGCCTCATCCGTGCCTCCCCACATCCAGCCGCCGATTGCCCATGTTCCAAGGCCGACAGCCGAAGCGGTGATGCCCGACCTGCCGATATCGCGTATCAACTGCTGCTCGCTCATGCGCGTTGTCCTTCACCGTTTGCCAGCGCCAGAACACGAGCACCGGTCGCTTCGTCGGTGACCAGCGTATCGAGATGATGACCGCGCATAACGCTGAGGATCGGACCTGCCTTGTTCGGACCGCTTGCCACACCAATCTTCGTCGGGATCGAGGCAAACTCCGGAAGGGTCAGCGAGACCAGTGATCGGTTGAGGCTGTAGTCACAGACACTGCCCCGATCATCGAGCAGATGCGCAAGTAGCTCACACGAGGCGCCGGAGCGCTCGATTGCTGCGCGGTCCGTGCTCGACGAGGGATGCAGATCATAATAGCTGGAGTCATCGGAGAGAATGGAGCCGATGCCGACGACCGCCACCTTGGCCTCTCGCGCCCGCCTGAAAACATCGGCAACAGAACGCATGTTGATCAGCATGTCGCGCTCTGCAGCACTATCGGCAAAGAGAGGTGCATGGATCTGGAACGAACGACCGCCGAGGCGGTCGGCCATCATCGTCGAGACGTGATTCACATCTGTATAGTGCTTGCCCTGGACGCAGCCCGTTGCCGGGATGACCGCCACGTCGAAGCGACGCGGCGCCTGAAGGCCGGCAACAACTGCGCTGACACCCTTGCCGCCGGTGATGCAGATCGTATCGCCGTCCGCGATGTGTTCGAGTAGCAGGCGAGCCGCGGCCTCGCCGACCGTCTGCAGCGTTGTTTGCAGATTATCGGACACGGTCGGCACAACGATGGCTCGGCTGATGCCGCCAAGTGCCAGAAGTTGTTCTTCCATATCGACAAGCGGCTCGACCGGGGATTTGATCTTGATCTCGACAAGACCGAGCTGGCGGCCGCGCTTGATCAGCCGATTGACGGTGGCATGCGAGATGCCGAGCCGGTCGGCGATTTGCGCCTGCGTCAGACCTTCCAGGAAGTGCAACACCAGAGCCTGATGCATTTGCCGCGCGATCACGATTTCCTCACGCGGCACGGCTGCGGATTTTGGTTTTGCAATCGGCATGTCAGGCAGCCTTCCGCTTGTGCAGGAAATGGTCGATGGAGACGGCGGCAAGCAGAATGCAGCCTTTGATCATGTCTTGCCAGTAGACCGAGACATCGAGCAGGATCAACGAGCTTGTGACGACCGACAGGAGCGCAATGCCGAGGATGGCGCCAAGGATCGTGCCGGAACCACCACTGAGCGAGGCACCACCGATAACCGCTGCGGCAATGATATTCAGCTCCATGCCGACGCCGAAGGTCGGGGTCGCGGCACCGAAGCGCGACATATAGATGACGCCGGCGACACCCGACAACGTGGCGCAAAGAACGGTGACCCAGAACTTGACCTGATTGGTCTTGATCCCGGAATAGAGCGCCGCCTTCTCGTTACTGCCTGTGTAGAACACTTTCCGAAAGGCGGTGGCACGTCTCAGCAGGAAGTCGAAGATGGCGACAATCGCGACGAAGATCAGGATGACGTATGGAACTCCGTAGAGCGTACCCTGCCCGACTGCCTTGAACGATGGAGGCAACGTAAACAGCGAAAGCGGCGTTCCCTTGGTGATGATCAGGCAGACGCCACGCACGATGACCATGGCCGCAAGCGAGGTGATGAAGTGGTTGAGCCCGATCACCGTGACGAAGAAGCCCATTACGCAACCGATCAGCGCGCTTGCGAGAATTCCGATCAACGACGCGCTCCATGGATCGAGTCCCATGAGGAAAAGTGATCCCGACAGCACCATAGAGAAGCAGACGACCGAGCCGACCGATAGGTCGATGCCGCCCACGATAAGCAAGATCGTCATGCCGACAACGACGATGCCTTCTACCGAGAACGACATCAGCATCGCTCTGAAATTGCCGAGCGTCAGGAAGTGCGGAGAAGCAAAACTCATGAGCATGCAGAGTGCCAGGATGATCGCGATCAACCCCGCTTCGCGCATCGTTGCGAGCCTTCTCCAGGAAGATGGGCGCTCCTTCGCCACCCCCAATGCGTAGTCTGTCATTGCCCGCTCTCCCATCCCTGCTTCTTCTTCAGACGGCATGCTCTGATGCCTTCGATTTGATATATCGTCTCGCGCCGATACCGGATGCGAGCCTCATGACGGCTTCCTCGGTCATCGCCTCGCCTTCGAGTTCGCCCGCGACGGTGCCTTCCCGAATGACGATCGCCCGGTCGCAGAGACCGAGCAGTTCCGGCAACTCTGATGTGATGACGAGGATCCCTATCCCCGAACGCGCAAGATCACGCAGAAGTCGATGAATTTCTGATTTGGCGCCGACGTCGATACCGCGCGTTGGTTCATCCATGAGGATCACTTTCGGATCGACCGCCAACTGCTTGGCGATCGCCACCTTCTGCTGATTGCCGCCGGAAAGTGATGAAACCGGCATGTCGATGCCGCCCATGCGAACGCCAAGGTCGCGTGCCAGGTCTCTTGCCAGCGCCGCCTCTGCCTTCGCGTTCAAGAGGCCGAACCGTCCTGTCAGCGATTTCAGGTCGAGAGCTGCGATGTTCTGGGCGATCGACAGATTGAGGAAGACGCCGGACCCCTTGCGGTCCTCGGAAAGGTAAACGAGCCCCTCTCGCACCGCGTCTGCATAGCATGTCGCCCGCAGCACCTTGCCCTGCAGCCGTACCTCGCCTTGCGCCGCCCGGCGCAAGGCGCAAATACCCTCCGCAATCTCCGTCCGGCCGGAACCGATCAGGCCGCTGATACCAAGAATTTCACCCTTGCGAAGTTCAAAGCTGACGTCCTGAAAGCGCTTGCCGTCGCCAAGGTTCCGAATGGATAGGATGGCTTCACCACGGCGCTCGGCCACGGGCTGCTTTTCAGGATAGAGCTGCGTGATTTCGCGGCCGACCATACGGCGCACCACATCCTCGGCCGTTGTTTCGCAGACCTTTTCCGTCGAGACGTAATGTCCGTCGCGAAAGACGGTGACGCGGTCGCAGAGATTGAAGATTTCCGCCATGCGGTGGCTGATGTAGACGATCGATATGCCGTGGGCCTTGAGATCGTTGACGATGCCGAAAAGCACCTGCGCTTCCGCTTCCGTCAGCGCCGCGGTCGGCTCGTCGAAGATGAGAACGCGGCAGTCGAGTGTCAACGCCTTGGCGATCTCGACCAACTGCTGGCTTGCAATCGGCAGCTCTCCCACCTTTTGGCGAACGTCGATCGGGGCAAGACGGTTCATCACCACCTGCGCCTCGCGTTCCAGCCGGGCGAAATTCATAAACGGTGTGCGGCGGCGGTTGGTCGTCGCCATGAACATGTTTTCAGCAACCGTCGCATCCGGGCAAAGCGCGATTTCCTGATGCACAAGACCGATACCCAGCGACTGGGCAGAAGCCGGAGAAGCGATCTTAACGACCGCACCGTCGACGACGATGTCTCCTTCGTTTGGCTGCAGGACACCGGCGATTATGTTCATCAAGGTCGATTTGCCCGCACCGTTCTCGCCGCAGAGGGCATGCACTTCACCCCTCTCGAGACTGAAATTTACATCCGTCAGCGCCTTGATCGCGCCGAAGCGCTTGCTGACGTTGCGTATTTCCAAGACCGGCGCTGGCGTCATGACATCCTCTCCCCTCCCTACCCTGCATCGGCTGCCCGGGATCTCCTCATCCCGGCCAGCCGATTTGTCAGGACTACTCCTCAATGCCCTTCGTACCGCGGCGTTTCAGGTACTTGTCCCAATAGAAATCGTCGGCATTGGCGGCTGTCACGATCGACAGGCCGTTATCGACGAAGGGAATGCTCATCGGGTTGAAGCCGGAGCGCTTGGCGTCGTTCATTGGGTCGATCAGTTCCGGGTGCTTGGCAAGCCACAGCATCATGAAGCCCATATAGCCCTGCATACCCTGGTTCGGATTGATCGAACCGAAGACTTCGCCGGCCTTGATCATATCGAGAATGTTGGCGTTGACGTCCGCGCACATCACGAGGATCTTGCCGCCGCTTTCCTTATTGGCCTGGGCTGCCCCGATTGCTGAGTTTGCCTCCGGCATGAACACGGCATTGAGGTTGGGATGCGCCTGCACAAGGCTCATGAGACCCTGATAGGCCTTGTTTGGATCCTGGTTCGACGCAGCCCGTCCGACGAGCTTCATACTAGGATATTTTGTTTCCATGCGGGCAATGAAAGCCGCGATGCGCTTGTCGTGATTGTCCTGACCCGGATTTTCCAGAACGGCATATTCGCCCTTACCACCAAGCTTCGCAGCAATCGCGTCGGCCGCGTAGGTGCCTTCACGCGTATTGTCCGAGGTGATGAAGGAGATGCGTTTGGAAAGCGGCGCGTCGGCCGCGAAAGTGACCACCGCCGTGCCTTGATCGATGGCGCGGTTGATCGGCTCGATGAAGGGG
Proteins encoded:
- a CDS encoding glycerol-3-phosphate dehydrogenase/oxidase, whose translation is MNREETLDGLRRSPKVDVCVIGGGINGISVFRELALQGINVLLVEKHDYCSGASAALSRMVHGGLRYLENGEFKLVQESLAERDRLLRNAPHYVAPLPTTVPIFDIFSGLGNGLVRFLGLTRRPSRRGALAIKAGLSIYDFLTRKRAMMPPHQFRGRYTTLAKWPALHPQIRSSATYYDAWVSHPERLGIELLADGLAAGREARALNHAEISRSDTGQHVIRDDIGGSLVAIEPKLIINATGGWIDITNSTLLKPDDRPGNLMGGTKGSHLIIDNAALYDALAGHMIYYENEDGRICILFPYLGKVLVGSTDIRVENPEAVRCEADERDYILQSLSFVLPDVVIRPEEISYQFSGVRPLPSSTDSFTGRIPRDHFCTVVEAADGGPSVLCMIGGKWTTFRSFGELAADLALQRLGRERRISTADRAIGGGRRFPLDRAAWIAQTSAEIGITATRMAALFSRYGTEAEAIASFIATGPDEVMPHPDYSTRELLFLIRNEAAERLDDVLLRRTTLAITGNLSLQMMDAVLDLLAAEKAWIPAQRAAERSRFLTLLRERHGVDETTLFERNDQRSMECEPTTKSG
- a CDS encoding FGGY-family carbohydrate kinase, whose protein sequence is MPNFLLGLDAGNTVIKAVIFDRDGNEIAAASKEAHSHTPFPCYVERELDELWTNARQVIRACIEQARIQPGEIAAIGCAGHGNGLYALDREGNPLLGIQSLDTRAAGLVEEWTSEGVGERTFPIAGQRPWPSQTPTLLAWVKRHRKELFDRIGTVFFSKDFVVNRLTGRRVSEVSDMSGAGLLNLAARRYDKGLMEAYGLGDCMGLLPTLIESADIAGTVTEEVARETGLAAGTPVVGGLFDVVASALGSGVSRTGSVSIIAGTWSINQVIIDTPQLTGPVFMSSTFDRDRYMAIESSATSAVNLEWLVREFFSDIPAGRRSPFDLCGELAAAIEPASDDPLYHPFLYGAQQNGNARAGFYGVAGWHTKGHLVRSVLEGVAFGHRQHVEKMREAGAVFTEAVLSGGGSRSMLWPQIFADVLGLPMSIARSRETGALGAAIAAGTGAAIFTDFAHGAASMVRMERNYLPDLLMRDHYARRYDLYRDIAEALAPIWRRLSSTLQPAAGADA
- a CDS encoding GMC family oxidoreductase; the protein is MTKSSPDVIADAGVYDFIIVGAGSAGCVLANRLSANPANRVLLLEAGGNDRYHWVHIPIGYLFCMGNPRTDWMMRTASEPGLNGRSLPYPRGKLLGGCSSINGMIYMRGQAADYDGWRQAGNAGWGWDDVLPYFLKSEDNYRGRSEMHGAGGEWRVERQRLSWPVLDAFRDAAEELGIPKTDDFNCGDNEGSGYFEVNQRGGLRWNTTKAFLRPVMKRPNLRVLTGAETEKLQFEGRRATGVRFRSNGKMHEARARREVILSAGAINSPKILELSGIGRPDVLQAAGIDVTHSLNGVGENLQDHLQIRTVFRIEGAETLNQLYHNLFSRAGMGLEYALRRSGPLSMAPSQLGIFAKSDPTLATADLEYHVQPLSTDRLGEPLHRYPAVTVSVCNLRPESRGTVHISGPDVGAAPEIRPNYLSTAGDRIVAARSIRHARRLMQTMAISRFAPKEMLPGLEFQSDEELIRRAGDIATTIFHPVGTCRMGGDDNAVVDQELRVRGVLALRVVDASVMPTIVSGNTNSPAIMIAEKAADMIVS
- a CDS encoding sugar ABC transporter ATP-binding protein is translated as MTPAPVLEIRNVSKRFGAIKALTDVNFSLERGEVHALCGENGAGKSTLMNIIAGVLQPNEGDIVVDGAVVKIASPASAQSLGIGLVHQEIALCPDATVAENMFMATTNRRRTPFMNFARLEREAQVVMNRLAPIDVRQKVGELPIASQQLVEIAKALTLDCRVLIFDEPTAALTEAEAQVLFGIVNDLKAHGISIVYISHRMAEIFNLCDRVTVFRDGHYVSTEKVCETTAEDVVRRMVGREITQLYPEKQPVAERRGEAILSIRNLGDGKRFQDVSFELRKGEILGISGLIGSGRTEIAEGICALRRAAQGEVRLQGKVLRATCYADAVREGLVYLSEDRKGSGVFLNLSIAQNIAALDLKSLTGRFGLLNAKAEAALARDLARDLGVRMGGIDMPVSSLSGGNQQKVAIAKQLAVDPKVILMDEPTRGIDVGAKSEIHRLLRDLARSGIGILVITSELPELLGLCDRAIVIREGTVAGELEGEAMTEEAVMRLASGIGARRYIKSKASEHAV
- a CDS encoding ABC transporter permease translates to MTDYALGVAKERPSSWRRLATMREAGLIAIILALCMLMSFASPHFLTLGNFRAMLMSFSVEGIVVVGMTILLIVGGIDLSVGSVVCFSMVLSGSLFLMGLDPWSASLIGILASALIGCVMGFFVTVIGLNHFITSLAAMVIVRGVCLIITKGTPLSLFTLPPSFKAVGQGTLYGVPYVILIFVAIVAIFDFLLRRATAFRKVFYTGSNEKAALYSGIKTNQVKFWVTVLCATLSGVAGVIYMSRFGAATPTFGVGMELNIIAAAVIGGASLSGGSGTILGAILGIALLSVVTSSLILLDVSVYWQDMIKGCILLAAVSIDHFLHKRKAA
- a CDS encoding class I fructose-bisphosphate aldolase, whose translation is MRTNNKVRMNRLFGSGRCLDVAIDHGVCNEPSFLTGLEDMQSVVKVLVDAAPDAIQMNFGQADLLQNVAGKDKPALVMRVDMGNPYNSTRHRQMWAVLQNEAEPLIGAIEMDAACVVVNLFMLPDEPDLFRQCVQNIARIRADCDRYGMPLMIEPLVMQPIDKAGGYMVDGDADKIVTLTRLAREMGADIIKADPTTNADDFHKVVEAARCPVLVRGGGKEDLRAVFNKSAALMRQGAVGMVYGRNIYQHANPSAVVRGLMAVVHDDAGGEEAFALYQSSGE
- a CDS encoding substrate-binding domain-containing protein: MRNFLGTTAMAVLAVATLSTAASAAETENPFRCKPGEKYVMNVMVSGVEYWFPVYEMFKQAGRQLGCETAYTGTPEYDVNKQIATFDQALAQNPAGILVHPMNSDPFIEPINRAIDQGTAVVTFAADAPLSKRISFITSDNTREGTYAADAIAAKLGGKGEYAVLENPGQDNHDKRIAAFIARMETKYPSMKLVGRAASNQDPNKAYQGLMSLVQAHPNLNAVFMPEANSAIGAAQANKESGGKILVMCADVNANILDMIKAGEVFGSINPNQGMQGYMGFMMLWLAKHPELIDPMNDAKRSGFNPMSIPFVDNGLSIVTAANADDFYWDKYLKRRGTKGIEE
- a CDS encoding sugar-binding transcriptional regulator, giving the protein MPIAKPKSAAVPREEIVIARQMHQALVLHFLEGLTQAQIADRLGISHATVNRLIKRGRQLGLVEIKIKSPVEPLVDMEEQLLALGGISRAIVVPTVSDNLQTTLQTVGEAAARLLLEHIADGDTICITGGKGVSAVVAGLQAPRRFDVAVIPATGCVQGKHYTDVNHVSTMMADRLGGRSFQIHAPLFADSAAERDMLINMRSVADVFRRAREAKVAVVGIGSILSDDSSYYDLHPSSSTDRAAIERSGASCELLAHLLDDRGSVCDYSLNRSLVSLTLPEFASIPTKIGVASGPNKAGPILSVMRGHHLDTLVTDEATGARVLALANGEGQRA
- a CDS encoding aldo/keto reductase encodes the protein MSEQQLIRDIGRSGITASAVGLGTWAIGGWMWGGTDEAESIAAVQASLDAGVTLIDTAPAYGLGRSEEIVGKALAGRRDKAVIATKCGLVWHADKGRHFFDQDGRPVHRYLGRDAIFHEVEESLRRLGTDYLDLYITHWQDPTTPIEETMRALEDLKISGKIRAIGASNVSAPELETYIATGGLDAIQERFSMIDREIESDLLPLTRVNGVSTLSYSSLALGLLSGAIGPERIFSGDDQRRDNPRFSVSNRKKAVDFASAIRPVADKHQASIAQTVIAWTLAQPGITFALCGARNKAQALDNARAGTIRLDVDDQSAINAAISAKLTAMDR